The genomic segment atttaattttatatgTAACAGTTTGGTTTGCTCTGTAGATTGCTACTTTCCTTTGTTGTCAGCtttgttttaaatgtaaaatagtGATGATGCAAGTTGACTGTTCTGAATACAATGCAAACAAAAagtgtgctgctgctgtgttATTTAAAGTATCTCACTGAGTAGTTCCTTATTCCCTAGTTATTTTTATCTATCCACAGAGTATTAAATCAATCAAACTTTATTcataaaacaagaaacaataaaATGGCGATACATGAGGGAGATCAACAATATTAAACGCAAGATTTAAAAATAGCTTTAATACGATTTTATagtatttttaaaaaaatatgaaaagatTTTGAAATGGCAAAGGTTATAGTTTGCTCATGAATATGAATGGATAGATAGTTGGTAATTACCAATGTTTCCATCTGAATGAAGCAACCTTGCTTTATATGGGTCTACCTATGGACTTTATAATATAGGCATTACTGATCGTAAACAATAGGCTATTCAAAGTTACAATATAGACAAATCCCTTTTCAATTAGGTTGTTGGCTTGTTAACCAAAGCTTAAAACACATCATACAGGGCCAACCTTTTAGTACAGTACTAGATTTATCAGAAATCTGTTCACATAATAAGAAAGAGACGGACAACCTGATAACATAATATAACAAGGTTCCACTAAatactttcaaattacttgaatCAGGAAATGGCTAAAGTGTATTTGTACACATCTCAAAATCGAATGATTAAATAATTGTACTTACAGCTATGTTTCAAtaattgaaataataataataattctactTTGCCATGCGAGTCCACAATGATGAAATGAAGGAGTACCCAGGGGTGCAGACTGGTGAtggccaaaaaaaagaaaataggcATGGCGCCAAGACCCCTTCCTATGATTCATGCTACGTTTTTCTATACAAACTCTGTTTAAGTAGGCATTTTTCTGCTGCCAAGCAGAAAATTACGTGGAGAAGAAATCCATTATGTGGAGAAGAAACCATTCAAAAATGTtgttagcttgaaacatgtcatcagaaGAAGcattagactaaaataattttCATCAAAATGAAGCGGCTTTAACAAATAAGCAAAACAAAGTCTTATCTATTAGAATTTTTTAAGCAAAATAAATGACGTACattaccccgccccccccccctcctaaacTCCAGTCAACCCCACCAAACCACATTACTTGTGCATTTTTACAGATTACTTgtgcatataaatatatatatattagaaatTGTTCATATTTTAAGAGCAGCAAGAGCAATGTTTACGATAGAAAATTAAGTTAACTATATAAACGCCATAATATCTAACAATCTAAGATTGTTAGATCTTAGATTGTTAAAAACAGGGTTCAATTCAGGATTTGATTAAACAGACCAAATTGTACGTTTGTGAAGGTGCCCTTACTTGTATTGGTTAATGAGTAAAAAAAGAGTTAAATGTCCGGTTTCCTCTTTCAGAATAGGCATCACTACATGTTCCTTTCCTTATTGTCTCTGTTAGCAAATCATCTGCAGAAGGGTGGATGGCTTACTTAACTTCCTGTCGAGAGACGTTTCTCTAATTCTTGATTAAAAACCTGCAGGTGAACACATCAACATCCACTGTCAATAACACAAGCCACATttggtttatgtatgtgtgtacttctATATGAAATATGCCAGTCTCTACCtggattgtctgtctgtcttttggATGGAGAACGATGGCAACCTTCTTCAAGCGCATCGACTGCTTCTTAAACGCCAAGACTTCTTCTATCATTACAGATGCTGCAAGGTCTTTGGGAAAGCCCAGTTTTCCAGTGCCGATTGCAGGGAAGGATATGGAGGCAAGACCACGGTTCTCTGCCTTGTTCAAGCAGTCTTCAACAATCTCTCTCATTATCTGTGGAATATAGCACAGATGCCTTTTCATTTCTAGGTAAATAAACATCTgctgaaaataaaaatgcacACATAACGAGCGCTGGATCtggaaatataataataataaatgtgttaCCTTGCAAGCGTTGCCCTTGTTGTCCCAAGGAGGAACCACTGCATGGAAAAGCATGTTGCTTCTCAGTTGACATGCACTTGTAACAATGACATCACCAAAGTTCCCTGTTTGGCAATGTTCACTGACCAACAGCTGAAGGTTGGGTCCTGCTGCTTCAAGGATAGCCTTGGAAACGGCTCCCCTTCTCAGATCAAGCTCTCTACCGACAACATTCACAATCCCCTCGGTCTGAATATATGaataacaaatgtttttttattttattcccagTATTATTTCTAATTATTATAGTTTATTTCTGACAGGATATTGAACTTTTGATTGAAGATTAAAGAATTCAAGTGTAAATTAGGatagaaaataaattattaCCGTAGCATCTTGAATATTCCCTTCCACCAATTCAATGCTCAATTCCTCATTGGTGTCCAGTAGCTGGAGAGTGTTTTCGTCCTTTTCCAGAATTGGAGATTGCTTGGGAACACGCTGTTGGAAATAAATTATTCCTTGGTTTCCAAATGAATAAACTCTTGTATAAATAGGCTTTTGGGATATATACATAGAAAATAAACAATTACCCTAGCAGCTTGAATAAACCCTCCCATTGATTTTAAGCTCTGTCTGTCAGTAACACTCTGCTGAGAATAAATAATTCCTTGGTTTCCAAACTTGTGTCTCACTGATGTCTCCAAAGCATGAATGGCATGGTCATCTGTGCTAACAAAATGGATCTGCTTCAGGTTGTTTTGACCAAACTGGTCTTCACAATGTTCCTTCATCACTTTGATGATGGTGTCGGCACACAGGTCTATTGGGAACCCCATGTTGGCACTGATGGCAGAGATGGCCAGAGATTGACAGCCATTCATCTCAGCAAGTTCTAGACTTCCTTTAACAGCTCTTCTCAGCTGCCCCACTGTCTTCAAGTGGTTAGATGGATCATACTGGGGTGTGACCGCATGGATCACTTTTTTGCATTGAAGCCGACCCCCTGCACCAGTAATTACACTGTCTCCTGGCTTCAGCTGCCCTCTCCGGAGATGGATTTTATCACATTCTTCCTGCAAGGAAGAACCAGCAGCCGCCACAATTGCTTCTCCAGTACCTCCATCAAGTTTCAAGTCCTTATTCGAATTGATAACCACTGCATCTACTGCGTAGCTACATAGATCAGCTTTAGAAACAGCTAAATCAATGCCATCAGATGTTTGAATCTGATAGATGGGCCTTGGAAGGGGCTGGTCATTTTTTCTGGTATTTCTCATACATTTAGAAACGTTAAGTATTGGTCTTTCTTTGCCATAAAGAGCCGTTCCCAAGGAGTTGTAAAATGGGAAAACTTTGAGATATGTCTTCCCAATTTGATGTTTTCTCTTGATTATCCCTTCAACATCTATTGAGAAAAAAGATAAAATtggattaaataaacaaattaaataagaaTTTAGGGTAACTGTATTAGATGTGGCCAGTCTTATTGATACCGCCATTTTGGGCTGTTGCATATATTGTATTAtgtgaaaaaaattatagaaATACAACATGCTGGTGAGTGTTGTTTTAAATATACGTAAAATATAACTATAAAAACATCCAATGAAGTTATTAGGTCTATGCCTTTATTTCTATTTACTTGATAAATATCCATCATGAACGTTCTCTTTCCACAACGTGGGCACAGCAGTGCATTGCAATCCTCCTGAGTACCTACATAAATAAGGCAACTGCAGTGAGTGTGTGACCTAATAAAGTAGGTAGGCTTTTCATATTCTAATTATTTATCACAACCCTGTGATTTCTTTATATCACCTGCTACAAAAACGATGAAAAACACCCGCCACATCACATTCTGGAAGTCCACAGTAGCTGTAATTTCTTAACTTAAAGATCCTAAGTAGGGAACAACTTTAAATGACCCCAAGAGAAACAAACACCATGCTACCAAACAAGATAATAGGGTAACACTCAATAAGCCCATTAGCATCTCCATGGCGTGTTAAGCAAAACAGATGGTGTACTTCCGAAAGGACGCCAGACCCAATCCATCCGCCAGTCTCTCAAAATGATTATCCACTATCGCCACCTTAAAAAGAACGttctcacaaataaaatacctGTATCCATTTTGAAGGAGATGACAGCAGACTGTTCCTCTTCATTTGGTGTGAACTGTTCAACCTTCCAACCTTCATTCTCAAAGTACAGCAGGAGGACATCTTCACTGATGTTGGACACATCCTCAACTTTAAGCTGGGATGTGACTTCCAGAGGTCTGACAGTTAATTTCTTGTTCAGGAACATCTTGTTTTTCTCGCAGCTTGTAATGAACTCATTATTTTCTGTTAGAGAAGTATAGAGAATACATTTAAATTCTAGTTTAAACTTGCAGTACAAAGGCAGATCATTAACTGAGTCATAAAGAATATTTAGTaattttaaaaacacaaaaacaccttTTGCACTTGAGAAAGTAACCACAGCGGAGCATGTGTCAGAGATTATCTCCAAACTGAATTCAGGTTGGCTGGTCATCGGTGACTTGTAGTTTTTGTGGATGTTTTCCACCAACATCTCCATGAACTCCTTGCTCATGTCCTGGGGAACGTTCTCTAAGACAGCTGAGGTGGAACCCAAAGCCGGCTGTTCTGTCTGCTCTTCCCTGCTAGCCGCCTCAATCTGGTTATCCTCCTCAGCTGTAGGTCCATCTAAGAGGTTTTTTTGTACTGCAAGCACTTGTGCCATTACCACAATAGCTGCATCTGAAACCACATGACTTAAACCTTTTAAGATCAATTTGTCTTCATATGTCATTTCTAGGTCTGGGTAATTATCTTTGAACCGGTCAGCAAGACCGTCCTGACAAAGCAGGTGAAACATTTCTTCGGATATCTCAAATCCTTGTGTAATACTTGAATTCTCCCTCTGCACCCTTTTCTCAATCCTGGTCATGAGCTCATTCAACGTGGGCTCTAGTCTGGTCACCTCGTCCACAAGGCCGACCACTGACAATGCACCTTCAGCTTTCTCAGGGATGACTTCCATGGTCTTGTCTAAAACAATCTCTTTGATCTGCGCTTCAGACTCTTCCCATGTTGATGGTGGAGGCTGAAGCCTCAGAGTTTTGAACCTGGACAAGACCTGTGTGAAGGCCTGCTCCACTGATTGTTTCCACTGTTTGATGTCTTTGGGTGTAACATCTTTCTGCTCGAGCAGTGCTGGAAGAGGGCTGAAACTCACAGATGAGGGTAGGAGGTCTACCTTGCAGAAGAGTGCTGACAAGTGCCCACAAAccatctctgctgcttcctgctGCTGATGGAGGTACGTCAAGAGTGGGGAATGTATGCTTTTAGAGAAGGTAGCAGGTAGTTTTGGTTTGGGTCGGACTTTGCCATAAAGAACCGTTCCCAAGGAGTCGTAAAATGGAAAAGCCTTGATCGGTGTTATCCCGATCACATGTTCCTTCTTGATTATCCCTTGAACAGCTAATGAGATAAAATCATTATTCACATTTAAATGTacttgataaaaaaataaagaagattAACAATACTAACGATTTATAATACTACAATCGAACAGTGGCGAGCGGTCCATATACGCTTTGAATGTGGCGCATTCTCAGGCCTCTTAAATGACACATTTGTATCGAAAATCATTTCCATGTTTTTTCCTTtacaaacattgtttgtgttAAAACATTATTATTACCACATTTGTTTCTATTCCAATAATTTCATTTTCAAACAACAATGAGTACAGTTGTGGAGCTGGGTTTCAATATAATAGATCGAAATTTTAATTTGTAAAGAAAACTCCCACAGCAGCATAAGAGTTGTTTTTGTGGGTTGCTTAAGTGTGTTGCTTGAGTGCGTTGCATATTTTCAATATTATAAAGCATCTCCCCATGTTTAGCCGATATCGGACACGGCTGATagctagtttgtgtgtgttagagggtGTGGGCTAGACACTGCTTGCCACTGCAACCTCCATGCACACATGCAGCACCGCTTTAAAATAACTATGCTCTACTAATGAAGACTTTACCTGTGTCCATTTTGAAGGAGATGACAGCAGACTGTTCCTCTTCATCGGGGGTGACCTGTTCAACCTCCCAACCTTCATTCTCAAAGTACAGCAGGAGGACATCTTCACTGATGTTTGACAAATTCTCAACTCTGACTTGGGATGTGACTTCCAGAGCTCTGACAGTTAATTTCTTGTTCAAGAAGGTCCTGTTTGTCTGGCAGCTTGTAATGAACTCATTGTTTTCTGTTAGAGAAGAGAATGCATCGAATATCAAGTGAGTGATGATAACCGTTAATATATAACATGAATATTTAGTAATTATAAGATCACAAAACAACCTTTTGTACTTGAGAAAGTAATCACAGCGGAGCATATGTCGGAGAGCATCTCCAAACTGAAATCAGGTTGGGTGGTTATCTGTGACTTGAAGTAGATGTTTTCCACCAACATCTCCATGATGTCCTTGCTCATGTCCTGGGGAACGTTCTCTAAGACAGCGGAGGTGGAACCCAAAGCCGACTCTTCTGTCTGCTCTACCCTGCTCACCGCCTCCacctgggtctcctcctcaGATGCACGACTATCCGAGTTGCTTTGTTGGTTGTTGGTAGCGGTTGTCAACTGCTGACAGAATATAGTTCACAACAACATAATaccaaaaaatacaaacaaatgtttattttacacATGATTCTACCCATCCCTGTTGCTGTTGAATAACTTCAAAAATAATGTCCGTTCAAATAACCGTCAAGCAAAGTATTTATTTAGACTTTTTGCTAGTTTTCTCCTGCTCCATCACCTTGTTCATCCCACAGACACACTGGTCCCAGTATTGCTAAAGGCAATATCACACACATTTGTTGATGGAATACTTGTTGTTGAAAAATATTTGTGCAGTGCACAAATAACATCAATGTGGTCATGGCTAAGCTTCCAAAATACATTAACGATAGGGAAAGTAACTTTTTTGGGGTATAAGTGTTACAACGGCATATCGGTATTGCTATGTGacgatgtaaaaaaaaaatggcctgTAGTGCTGCGTTGGATGAGTCTTTCGTCTACTTACCTCTCTCTCAGAGCTTCTGTCAGCCAAATGAACGGAGACCTTTATCACCCCTTCTTCCAAGACGATCACATGAGTCTCTTGAGCCAGAACCCTCGCCCTATCTGAATGAGAAAACAAACCCCAGGTGACGTCATGTTATGAATGGTTTATTCTCTACTTTGTTGAAGAAACCATTCTTATTATCTTGAAACGTCGTCAAAATTAAGCATAGCCTACGCTAAAATAATTTCAATAATCACTACAGAATAAAAGCTTGAGTTAAGCATGATCACCTTCCTCCCTTCTGAAACGCAGCACCGCGGTCCTGCTTCTGTCTTCATATTGAATTTGACATTCACCACCGCCGGCCCGTCTTTTACTCTGGAAATATTTCACCAGTTTGTTTTTCAGTCTGGGAACGTTGTTTTCTTCGAGCTCTACGATCAGTGTATAAGGATATGCGTCGTCCATCGCTGTCTACAATCCGTCAACTGTACTTCCGACCTTTAAGGCGTAGGCTTATTCTGAATTCACTTTCGCTTTTAGATCGGAAAACAATGTGAACACAAAGCTGAGGCAGTGCTACCAGAAACGAAAGTGATGGAAATTATTTTAGTCAATGCTCCATTCATTTTGACCATATGTTCAAGCTAACACCAGTTATGAATGTTTTCTTCTCCACATTGTGGACAAcaccagtgccgtgttccaatatccatagcCTACTATCCTATCCTGTTATGTTGGGTGtgtattaaaggtcccatgacatgaaaatctcaatttatgaggttttctaacataaatatgagttcccctagcctgcctatggtcccccagtggctaaaacttgcgtttggtgtaaaacgagcactagctgttctgctcgcctttgaaaaaacggaggctcaagcgcgctgatttggaaatctgtgctcatgacgtcatgaggaatctcagctcctccccttactctgcctggcccgcccagagacgttggcccgccaatgagactcgaccgtgcgagcgccacgtgcgtgtgtgtgtgtgtgtgtgtgtgtgtgtgtgtgtgtgtgtgtgtgtgtgtgtgtgtgtgtgtgtgtgtgtgtgtgtgtgtgtgtgtgtgtgtgtgtgtgaatacacacactgtaacgcaagtgtttcttgtcggttctttgacgtgtcttgtatttccacaacgagactgtcgtgggggttatctaagccatggttgagaaggaattgggggaaaggaactttggtttgactcgctgaagtaggcctacatgaactgcgacatgccgccggttgccgcgaggcaccatcgcccggcagcgggcagccggccgcaggcagcgcgcggttcagtcgacttcaggttgatgtggaagaaccagagacgtcgcagaacccgacaaagtcgtttgtgattcataatatcgtctggaggcgcacacaatatgttatatgatatagatatctatgtattatatgatattatttagttatagagctccaggactgtaacgcaagtgttgtacacttccttgttgtttggataaccgttctgctgttggtgtgatggcgcataacagactctcgtatctggtatttctacaacgagactcgtattgggggttatctcagccaaggttgagaatgaattgggggggaaggaactttggctttgactccctcaagaacatgaaccacgacatggaggagaaagggattgttggcggcgaatgtctcctgcttgagccccgctgagggaccaccgccggaggcggaggtgcataagcgctgcccggcaaagatccctttctcctccttgtcgtggttcatgttcttgagggagtcaaagccaaagttccttcccccaattcattctcaaccttggctgagataacccccaatacgagtctcgttgtagaaataccagatacgagagtccgacgtcacaccaacagcagaacggttatccaaagaacaaggaagtgtacaacacttgcgttacagtcctggagctctatatctaaataatatcatatacatagatatctatatcatataacatattgtgtgcgcctccagacgatattatgaatcacaaacgactttgtcgggttctgcgacgtctctggttcttccactttcacatcaacctgaagtcgactgaaccgcgcgctgcctgctgccggctgcccgctgccgggcgatggtgcctcgcggcaaccggcggcatgtcgcagttcatgtacttcagcgagtcaaatcaaagttcctttcccccaattccttctcaaccatggctcagataacccccacgacagtctcgttgtggaaata from the Gadus macrocephalus chromosome 20, ASM3116895v1 genome contains:
- the LOC132448436 gene encoding protein mono-ADP-ribosyltransferase PARP14-like isoform X3 — protein: MDDAYPYTLIVELEENNVPRLKNKLVKYFQSKRRAGGGECQIQYEDRSRTAVLRFRREEDRARVLAQETHVIVLEEGVIKVSVHLADRSSEREQLTTATNNQQSNSDSRASEEETQVEAVSRVEQTEESALGSTSAVLENVPQDMSKDIMEMLVENIYFKSQITTQPDFSLEMLSDICSAVITFSSTKENNEFITSCQTNRTFLNKKLTVRALEVTSQVRVENLSNISEDVLLLYFENEGWEVEQVTPDEEEQSAVISFKMDTAVQGIIKKEHVIGITPIKAFPFYDSLGTVLYGKVRPKPKLPATFSKSIHSPLLTYLHQQQEAAEMVCGHLSALFCKVDLLPSSVSFSPLPALLEQKDVTPKDIKQWKQSVEQAFTQVLSRFKTLRLQPPPSTWEESEAQIKEIVLDKTMEVIPEKAEGALSVVGLVDEVTRLEPTLNELMTRIEKRVQRENSSITQGFEISEEMFHLLCQDGLADRFKDNYPDLEMTYEDKLILKGLSHVVSDAAIVVMAQVLAVQKNLLDGPTAEEDNQIEAASREEQTEQPALGSTSAVLENVPQDMSKEFMEMLVENIHKNYKSPMTSQPEFSLEIISDTCSAVVTFSSAKENNEFITSCEKNKMFLNKKLTVRPLEVTSQLKVEDVSNISEDVLLLYFENEGWKVEQFTPNEEEQSAVISFKMDTACSQAISNSGKGRKHSPATGHQ
- the LOC132448436 gene encoding protein mono-ADP-ribosyltransferase PARP14-like isoform X2; this encodes MDDAYPYTLIVELEENNVPRLKNKLVKYFQSKRRAGGGECQIQYEDRSRTAVLRFRREEDRARVLAQETHVIVLEEGVIKVSVHLADRSSERELTTATNNQQSNSDSRASEEETQVEAVSRVEQTEESALGSTSAVLENVPQDMSKDIMEMLVENIYFKSQITTQPDFSLEMLSDICSAVITFSSTKENNEFITSCQTNRTFLNKKLTVRALEVTSQVRVENLSNISEDVLLLYFENEGWEVEQVTPDEEEQSAVISFKMDTAVQGIIKKEHVIGITPIKAFPFYDSLGTVLYGKVRPKPKLPATFSKSIHSPLLTYLHQQQEAAEMVCGHLSALFCKVDLLPSSVSFSPLPALLEQKDVTPKDIKQWKQSVEQAFTQVLSRFKTLRLQPPPSTWEESEAQIKEIVLDKTMEVIPEKAEGALSVVGLVDEVTRLEPTLNELMTRIEKRVQRENSSITQGFEISEEMFHLLCQDGLADRFKDNYPDLEMTYEDKLILKGLSHVVSDAAIVVMAQVLAVQKNLLDGPTAEEDNQIEAASREEQTEQPALGSTSAVLENVPQDMSKEFMEMLVENIHKNYKSPMTSQPEFSLEIISDTCSAVVTFSSAKENNEFITSCEKNKMFLNKKLTVRPLEVTSQLKVEDVSNISEDVLLLYFENEGWKVEQFTPNEEEQSAVISFKMDTDVEGIIKRKHQIGKTYLKVFPFYNSLGTALYGKERPILNVSKCMRNTRKNDQPLPRPIYQIQTSDGIDLAVSKADLCSYAVDAVVINSNKDLKLDGGTGEAIVAAAGSSLQEECDKIHLRRGQLKPGDSVITGAGGRLQCKKVIHAVTPQYDPSNHLKTVGQLRRAVKGSLELAEMNGCQSLAISAISANMGFPIDLCADTIIKVMKEHCEDQFGQNNLKQIHFVSTDDHAIHALETSVRHKFGNQGIIYSQQSVTDRQSLKSMGGFIQAARRVPKQSPILEKDENTLQLLDTNEELSIELVEGNIQDATTEGIVNVVGRELDLRRGAVSKAILEAAGPNLQLLVSEHCQTGNFGDVIVTSACQLRSNMLFHAVVPPWDNKGNACKIMREIVEDCLNKAENRGLASISFPAIGTGKLGFPKDLAASVMIEEVLAFKKQSMRLKKVAIVLHPKDRQTIQVFNQELEKRLSTGS
- the LOC132448436 gene encoding protein mono-ADP-ribosyltransferase PARP14-like isoform X1, which translates into the protein MDDAYPYTLIVELEENNVPRLKNKLVKYFQSKRRAGGGECQIQYEDRSRTAVLRFRREEDRARVLAQETHVIVLEEGVIKVSVHLADRSSEREQLTTATNNQQSNSDSRASEEETQVEAVSRVEQTEESALGSTSAVLENVPQDMSKDIMEMLVENIYFKSQITTQPDFSLEMLSDICSAVITFSSTKENNEFITSCQTNRTFLNKKLTVRALEVTSQVRVENLSNISEDVLLLYFENEGWEVEQVTPDEEEQSAVISFKMDTAVQGIIKKEHVIGITPIKAFPFYDSLGTVLYGKVRPKPKLPATFSKSIHSPLLTYLHQQQEAAEMVCGHLSALFCKVDLLPSSVSFSPLPALLEQKDVTPKDIKQWKQSVEQAFTQVLSRFKTLRLQPPPSTWEESEAQIKEIVLDKTMEVIPEKAEGALSVVGLVDEVTRLEPTLNELMTRIEKRVQRENSSITQGFEISEEMFHLLCQDGLADRFKDNYPDLEMTYEDKLILKGLSHVVSDAAIVVMAQVLAVQKNLLDGPTAEEDNQIEAASREEQTEQPALGSTSAVLENVPQDMSKEFMEMLVENIHKNYKSPMTSQPEFSLEIISDTCSAVVTFSSAKENNEFITSCEKNKMFLNKKLTVRPLEVTSQLKVEDVSNISEDVLLLYFENEGWKVEQFTPNEEEQSAVISFKMDTDVEGIIKRKHQIGKTYLKVFPFYNSLGTALYGKERPILNVSKCMRNTRKNDQPLPRPIYQIQTSDGIDLAVSKADLCSYAVDAVVINSNKDLKLDGGTGEAIVAAAGSSLQEECDKIHLRRGQLKPGDSVITGAGGRLQCKKVIHAVTPQYDPSNHLKTVGQLRRAVKGSLELAEMNGCQSLAISAISANMGFPIDLCADTIIKVMKEHCEDQFGQNNLKQIHFVSTDDHAIHALETSVRHKFGNQGIIYSQQSVTDRQSLKSMGGFIQAARRVPKQSPILEKDENTLQLLDTNEELSIELVEGNIQDATTEGIVNVVGRELDLRRGAVSKAILEAAGPNLQLLVSEHCQTGNFGDVIVTSACQLRSNMLFHAVVPPWDNKGNACKIMREIVEDCLNKAENRGLASISFPAIGTGKLGFPKDLAASVMIEEVLAFKKQSMRLKKVAIVLHPKDRQTIQVFNQELEKRLSTGS